One Gemmatimonadaceae bacterium genomic window, CGATTGACACGCACGTTGTGAACGCGGAAGAGCATCGCGCCGCGCTCGAGCGCCATTACGTTCACAGCCGCCGTCGCCGTGTCGCGATCCTCGGGGGTGAACGGATGCTCATCGGCCGCTCTCTCTGTGTGTTCTCTGTGCTTCATCGCTTCCCTCACGAATCGCTTTCTCGATACGCCAGCCATCACGGGCGCGTCGAGTGCGGTGAAGCGGCCCAGCTCCATCAGTAGCGTCATCGAATGTCTGCTTTTCTTCGAGAAGCCGAACCCCGGATCCATCACGACCGCTGTTCGATCGACCCCAGCCTCCTCGGCGACGAGGAGCTGCGAATTCAATTCTGCCATTACCTCCTCGACGACATTCTCATATGTCGCGTGCACATAGGTTGCCATGTCCTTCACGTCGCCGCGCGAGTGCATCAGGACCACGCCACATCCGGACTTGCCGACAAGCAAAGGCATCGCGGGATCGAGCCGCATCGCGGACACGTCGTTGACGATGTCGGCTCCCGCATCGAGCGCCGCAGCGGCCACATCGGACTTCACCGTGTCGATGGATATCGGAACGGACGGCCACCGGTCACGAATCGCGCGAATCACCGGCATCACGCGCATCGCCTCGTCCGCGGCTTCCACAGGAGCTGCACCGGGCCGCGTGGACTCACCACCGACATCGATGATGTCGGCGCCGTCGGCGATCATCGCTGCCGCATGTTCGAGTGCGGAGTCGGCGGAAAAGAAATTACCCCCGTCGCTGAAGCTATCGGGGGTAACGTTGAGAATACCGACCACTATCGGCCGGTCGAGCGGTACTTCGCGCGACCCGGCCCGCCAGACCCGAGCGGACTCGGTGGCGGACCGATCGCGCGCGGTCCTCACGCCGGAGCTACTTCCGGGCCACCGAAGAGCGGCGGCTTCGCCAGCTTCGGCTGAAGGACCGTCGTCTCCTTCGCCGGCAGGGCGGGCGGCGACGGCGGAGCGGGTCGCGGCGGAAGCTGCTCGCCCCGTGCAAGCATGTTCACCTCTGCACCGGTAAGCGTCTCGCGATCGAGAAGCGCCGCCGCGACGCGGTGAAGCAGATCCATATTCTCGGTCAGCGTCTCCTTGGCGCGATTGTACGCTTCCTTGATCACGCGCGACACTTCCGAGTCCACGAGCTGAGCGGTGCGCTCCGAAACCTCCCGGCGCGTCTGAATCTCGCGGCCGAGGAATAGCTCCTGCTCGTTGTCGCCGACGAGAATCGGACCGATCGCATCCGAGAGTCCCCACTGACCGACGTAACGCCGCGCCAGTGACGTCGCCTGCTGGATGTCGCTCGACGCACCCGTCGTGACGCGATCGCGCCCGAACACGAGCTCCTCGGCCACACGCCCGCCGTACATGCGAACGAGGTGCGCCTCGAGCTGCTGGCGGGTGATGGACACGCGGTCGTCCTCGGGCAGCGTGAACGCCAGCCCGAGCGCGCGACCGCGCGGCACAATCGTCACCTTGTGGAGCGGATCGTTACCTACCGTCTTGATCGTGCACACCGCGTGTCCGCCCTCGTGATAGGCGGTGAGCTTTCGCTCCTCGTCCTTCATCACCATGGACTTCCGCTCGGCGCCAAGCATGACCTTGTCCTTCGCGTCCTCGAGGTCCTGCATATACACCTTGTCGTGATCCCGACGGGCGGCCAGCAGCGCGCCCTCGTTTACGAGGTTGGCGAGATCGGCTCCCGACATTCCCGGAGTGCCGCGCGCCAGCGTGGTGATGTTGACGTCATCGGCGATCGGCTTGTTGCGCGTATGGACCTTGAGGATGCCCTCGCGCCCGCGGAGGTCCGGCGCATCCACGACGATCTGCCTGTCGAAGCGGCCCGGGCGCAGCAGCGCGGGATCAAGAACATCGGGGCGATTCGTCGCGGCAATGAGGATCACTCCTTCGTTCGATTCGAACCCGTCCATCTCTACCAGAAGCTGGTTCAGCGTCTGCTCGCGCTCGTCATGTCCGCCGCCAAGTCCGGCGCCGCGATGACGGCCCACCGCGTCTATCTCGTCAATGAAGATGATGCACGGTGCGTGCGCCTTGCCCTGCTCGAACAGGTCGCGAACGCGGCTCGCGCCGACCCCGACGAACATCTCCACGAAGTCGGAGCCGGACATCGAGAAGAACGGCCGACTCGCCTCACCAGCGACAGCACGGGCGAGCAGAGTCTTTCCCGTGCCCGGAGGTCCCACGAGAAGCGCGCCCTTCGGCAGGCGTCCGCCGAGCTTGGTGAATTTCTGCGGATCCTTGAGGAACTCGATGATCTCCTCGAGCTCGACCTTGGCTTCATCACAGCCCGCGACGTCCGCGAAGGTAACCTTGGGCGAATCGGCGGTGAGCAGCTTCGCCTTCGACTTTCCGAACGAGAACGCCTTGGCACCGCCCGCCTGCATCTGGCGCAGGATCAGGATCCAGATTCCGAAGATGATGATGTAGGGGAGGAAAACGAGGAGCATGCTGCCGAACGACGCGCTGCGGTCCTCGGCGACGATCTGCACGTTCTTCTCGCGCAGCCGCGTCACTTCCTCGGCCGAGTTCGAAACGGGCAGCCGCACGTTGAATCGGCTCACCGGGCGCCCCTTGATCGGCACCTTGTTCCTGAACTCGCCGACGATCGCGCTGCCGCCCTGAATCCTGGCGGACACGATATTGTTGGCTTCGAGCTGCTCGTTGTATTGAGTGTAGCTGATCGTCGGCGCCGCATCCTTGGTGCCGGACGTGTACGTGAAAAGGGTTCCTGCGAGAAGCGTGATGAGGACCCAGAACGACAGGGTCTTCGAGAGCTTTCCCCAGTTTTTCGGGCCCTTGGGCTTCTGCTGCATCGGTAGTGGCATTTACTGCAGGCTCGCTATGTACGGCAAATGGCGGAAGTCCTCCGCGTGATCCAGTCCATACCCCACGAGAAACTCATGGGGCGCATCAAATCCAACGAACTTCGTCTCGTACTCCAGCTCGGCTGCGATGTGCTTGTGCAGCAGAGCGCAAATTTCGAGCGAGCGTGGCGCCCTTTTCCCGAGCAGCGCCGTGAGACGATTGAGGGTCCGGCCGGAATCCACGATATCCTCCACCAGAAGGATGTGCTTCCCTTCCAGGCGCGTCTCCGGGTCATACAGCAGTCTCACGATGCCGCTGGATTCCGTCGCCTCGCCGTAGCTCGACGCCACGAGGAAATCCACCTGCAGTGGCCGCCTGATGTGCCTCACCAGATCGCTGAGGAAGATGAAGCTTCCCTTCAACAATCCAAGGACGAGCAACTCACCGTCAGGATATGCGGCGGTGATCTCTTCGCCCAGCTCGGCCACACGGTCGGCGATCATCTTTTCGTCATAGGCCACGCGCTTCAGGGTGCGGCCGGAGAGTCTTGGATCGGCTGAAGCTGATGCCGTCACGCGAGCTCCGCGCGCGCCTGAGGGCGCAATCTCCCGGGTCCGAGCCGGGCGTTTCGGATT contains:
- the hpt gene encoding hypoxanthine phosphoribosyltransferase translates to MTASASADPRLSGRTLKRVAYDEKMIADRVAELGEEITAAYPDGELLVLGLLKGSFIFLSDLVRHIRRPLQVDFLVASSYGEATESSGIVRLLYDPETRLEGKHILLVEDIVDSGRTLNRLTALLGKRAPRSLEICALLHKHIAAELEYETKFVGFDAPHEFLVGYGLDHAEDFRHLPYIASLQ
- the folP gene encoding dihydropteroate synthase, which encodes MRTARDRSATESARVWRAGSREVPLDRPIVVGILNVTPDSFSDGGNFFSADSALEHAAAMIADGADIIDVGGESTRPGAAPVEAADEAMRVMPVIRAIRDRWPSVPISIDTVKSDVAAAALDAGADIVNDVSAMRLDPAMPLLVGKSGCGVVLMHSRGDVKDMATYVHATYENVVEEVMAELNSQLLVAEEAGVDRTAVVMDPGFGFSKKSRHSMTLLMELGRFTALDAPVMAGVSRKRFVREAMKHREHTERAADEHPFTPEDRDTATAAVNVMALERGAMLFRVHNVRVNRTALDAAWTILTAGR
- the ftsH gene encoding ATP-dependent zinc metalloprotease FtsH, whose product is MPLPMQQKPKGPKNWGKLSKTLSFWVLITLLAGTLFTYTSGTKDAAPTISYTQYNEQLEANNIVSARIQGGSAIVGEFRNKVPIKGRPVSRFNVRLPVSNSAEEVTRLREKNVQIVAEDRSASFGSMLLVFLPYIIIFGIWILILRQMQAGGAKAFSFGKSKAKLLTADSPKVTFADVAGCDEAKVELEEIIEFLKDPQKFTKLGGRLPKGALLVGPPGTGKTLLARAVAGEASRPFFSMSGSDFVEMFVGVGASRVRDLFEQGKAHAPCIIFIDEIDAVGRHRGAGLGGGHDEREQTLNQLLVEMDGFESNEGVILIAATNRPDVLDPALLRPGRFDRQIVVDAPDLRGREGILKVHTRNKPIADDVNITTLARGTPGMSGADLANLVNEGALLAARRDHDKVYMQDLEDAKDKVMLGAERKSMVMKDEERKLTAYHEGGHAVCTIKTVGNDPLHKVTIVPRGRALGLAFTLPEDDRVSITRQQLEAHLVRMYGGRVAEELVFGRDRVTTGASSDIQQATSLARRYVGQWGLSDAIGPILVGDNEQELFLGREIQTRREVSERTAQLVDSEVSRVIKEAYNRAKETLTENMDLLHRVAAALLDRETLTGAEVNMLARGEQLPPRPAPPSPPALPAKETTVLQPKLAKPPLFGGPEVAPA